Below is a genomic region from Pseudocalidococcus azoricus BACA0444.
AACCCAACTGATTGCTCGCTATTCTGACGACACAATTTTTGAATCCGGCGCGCCAATCTTTGTCCCTGACAGTACCAAACCAATCATTTGGGGCCCGTTACAAGTGAATCAATCGGGGAAAGTTTTTGATGTCTTTAATGTCAAAATTCTTGAAAATTATCGCCTTTATCCGCAGTCGAAAGGATTTACCTATGATCTAGAAGCCTTTGGCTGCCGTTAGCCTGTCTATTCTTCCATCCGCAACTCCAGCACATCCATTGCACTATCTACTATGCTCAAAGCTTTTTCATTTCGATCCGTACTTCTAGCCCTTGCCCTCGTATTACCTGCCAGCATAGAAGGGGTTTTAGCGGCTCCAGTTCCGGCAACGACCTATAAAACCACTGCTATTCCGGCCCCCGCTGCCATTGGCAATGATGCCAGCCGTTACAAAGTGACCATTTATCCAACGGTGCCGGGGATGGGAACCCGTGATGTTGCCCCCGACCCTGATGGTTCCGTTTGGTTTAATGGGCAGTGGTCAGGGGTGATTGGGCATCTTATTCCGGCCACTGGGGAGGTGAAGTTATATCCCCTTGGGCGTGGCTCCCATCCCCACGGGGTGATTATGGGCCCAGATGGCTATCTCTGGATTTGTGATGAAGCCAATGCCATTGTCCGTTTTGACCGGAAAACCCATGAAGTGAAGCAGTATAAACTGCCGCCATTCCCCCACACGATGGGTTACGGTAACCTGAATACGCCCGTGTTTGATGGTAAGGGAATTCTCTGGTTTACAGCCCAAAATGGCTATTATGGTCGCTTAGATCCACGCACAGGTGACATTAAAATCTTTCCGGCTCCCTTGGGC
It encodes:
- a CDS encoding Vgb family protein; this encodes MLKAFSFRSVLLALALVLPASIEGVLAAPVPATTYKTTAIPAPAAIGNDASRYKVTIYPTVPGMGTRDVAPDPDGSVWFNGQWSGVIGHLIPATGEVKLYPLGRGSHPHGVIMGPDGYLWICDEANAIVRFDRKTHEVKQYKLPPFPHTMGYGNLNTPVFDGKGILWFTAQNGYYGRLDPRTGDIKIFPAPLGYGPYGMTATPKGDVWYTSLAGNYIARIDTTTFLPEVFTIPEKIANGSRRIWSDSQGNIWITTWGTGALMRFNPVSKIWDSYKLPGLGPRGYSTYVDNQDKVWSSDFGTNSIHQFDPVTNSFTIFPGNKQNVQTLQMNGVGDRIWAGQQGVDQIVLFERIK